TTTTATGAATACAAATAAtcatttatatgatttttacaGTACCTAAGTAATCAAGATCAACGCAGGTCGACGCAGTCTTAATACCAACTGGTATGGCAAATTTTTATTTCGATAAAAATAGGTTAAGGcagcatttcccaaactatGGGTAGCGAAAGTGAAATTTGAGTGGGCCCCGGCGGAGGGCGAGAATTTCAAGCGCTTGATTTCGTCACTACAAAATCTGTGGTTTACggaatttttgaaatacgagcgatatAAATTAGGAACCTAGTGGTCTTGACCACTTGTTAGCAAttctattaataaaattttaatgccTAGTAGTGAAAATAGTATTGAAGGGAGCTACACGAAATCGAGCACTCGAAATTCAacgaaaaccggacaagtgcgagtcggacgcgcccaccgacggttccgtacttttgagtatttgttgttatagcggcaacagaaataaatcatctgtgaaaatttcaactgtctagctatcacggtttatgagatacagcctggtgacagaaagactgacagtggagtcttagtaatagggtcctgtttttaccttttgggtacgaaaccctaaaaatcgctCCCCTGAAACATAAGACGACATGCCGACTGATCGGGTTAACAGCCggtactaataatattttatgttcCCTATTTAATAAGACGGCCAAGAGGTGGGTCCCgaatttggcagtttttgttaggTAGGTGGGTCGGAGCCCAGTCAGCTTTGGGAACCACTGGGTTAAGGGGTGTCACTTTCTGCATTGAAACTCATATTatagtaaataaatgtattttgtacATGGATGTAGcaataaaaatgtaggtacctgtGTCTATTTACAGATCTATTAAATAAAGGTAACGCATTTCACATGTTTTAAGTATTTTGGCAATGTTcaaacatacaatttttaataacTATAAATTGGCTTAGGGACATTAAAAGCATAATACTTGTActtaaaacataggtactaatAGTACTATAACTTAAGCAGTAACTTTAACGGGGGCCGATTCGACTCCCACCCAGAACACGGCTCCGTTGTATGCGATAGTCGccctataacaaaaaaaaaacaaatttagtaATGAGTTCTCCTTAGTCGTAAAATGTTATAATCTATAACTTATAATTTACCATTTATATCTTATAACTAATAGCCATATCAGTTACAATACCgatgtattttacaaaaaaagtgtTTCACTTTcattaggtatgtatgtagaCATCATCTTAATGTATCTAATCCGATTGTGATTGATGTAACAAAATCTACTCATCTGCAATGTTTATACGTGCACTGTAGGAATAGTAAGATGTAAATATGTACTCTAAATGCGccaatatcaatttttttttaagtcaaagCGTGTTACTCAAACAAACATTAAAGTCGCGTGACGATaggatattaaatttattcaatTGGCTAAGGGCATTAGTACCTAGATACCTAATATACAACATAAATTTTGTTTCTATGCTTTCACAAGGTTGTTGCTAAGCAAATGTACACctagctgcaaaagtgcatggccaatttatgaatgaattccattacTAACATGTCCGTGAACTTTTACATTTCACTGTACGTTGCACTAAACCCCACTAAGAGTGCTGTTGGAAATACCAACAGTTACAAGGAAAATGAAACACAACAAATGCTGAATATATtgttttgtaggtagttttttCTCGCTGATTGCATATTAGTAATACGTACGATTGTtgttattaaatacctactattatctattgcaaaatttgcaagTCATCGTCCACTTTGCTTTACTTTGAAGCGAATTAACTTCTATAAGTATACATACGGGATAATACAAATTGTATCTACCTATACTGGGTGGCTAaaacataagtgcattcccgttgccagggaaatTTTGGGATCATACTGAGCaattaacttttactatgggacgaaCCACGTCGTGTATAAGCCGTGTTAAGTTTGGATTACTCCACATTGAAGGTAGGTATTACCTGAATTTGATCTCGTTATTGAAGCCAGCCGGTGGCGTCCAGGTGTAGGTGACGGTGTGCTGGTCGTCCTTCTCGTCGTGTTTCTTGTGGCTCACGGCGTTCTGAAACAATACAGAGTATTAATATCCAGATCAGGCTTGAGACTAGTTGGCTCTCATGGGCCGTGACAAAAAGCTGATGAACAACgtaaggaagatgatgatgaatttacCAGACCAGGAATGTCAACTTATTTGTTTAGCGAGTGGTAGAGCGTGAACACTTCTCTTTCTTCATACAGTTATGAAGTCAGAAAATCTAACAATCGACATGCGATGATAGAGGTGTAAGCTGCTATGAGAGGCTTCTTAATTGAAAGCTGTATTAACAATTGCCCCCAATGATTGATGAATTGCTTGGTTCCCCTAATGATACCTattctaaaactaaatttaGCCCACGTTGCGCAATACTTATTAGTCTTACTACTTAgcttgtaatttatttaatgaactTTTATTTATCGAGAATGAAGGTTTTTCATTAagtctcacacacacacacacacacacacaaaattaAATCAGGTAAGTAACATGTTTAAATTTCATatgatcattttttttttttactttgcacAATTAATAATCGGACAatcaagtacctacttaacctCTACCGATCAGCAAGTGCTACTTCCTAGATATAGATTTACAAATCTGTGTCTGTATGCACCTctcttataggtatatatacagCCGTAACAAGTGAGTGGTATGAACGGAAGGCAGTTCGGAACTTGTGGTCAAGGCAACTAGCCCTGTCTAAGTGTCTTTACGCTATGGCATGCTGCATTTGgcataaattgtaaattacttAATATGCAGCTTCTCACGCACTATTATTACGGGACCTCTAATTACAGTGCGTACCTACTCATACCTAGTACCTATTAATTTCTGTTAATAGAGGTAAATGTTTGTAGACGCCGCCGTCCTTTACTTCTTtacgtaatttttattaaacatctGCCGTTACGGCAGCAAgggacaaaattttaattttattcggcCTTTCCATTTTTTCTCCTAGTTATCactatcagcaaacaattatttgtgacatttgtcataAACAGTCCGTTGCTCGGATATACAACTAGTGTCGGGTGGCCCTGACGCCCCGGCCCCGGAACGCCCCGGCGACGGTGGCGCTCCTGATAGCCCCTGTGTCGGATCGCTCCGGCCcgccccggtctaacgtgaggcATCCTTAATaccatataggtacctacttaatcgtcattaacataattttaaagcTTTATTTTTTGCTGCATTTGATTGATTTAAACAAAAACTACTGActgaataaattaattgatcagagaaaaatatctttactttttatttacgcTCGTTTCTTACTGTACTTTTTTATCTCAACTCACTACGACAGATATGAGCAAAAAGCGGTCGCGTAAGGGTTTTTGCGCTATCACTGGTATAGGTACcatggtaggtaggtaggtaccatgGTCTAAACTAAATGATCTAACATGAAATGGTTTTCAGATAGATAAGAGTCGTGCAACTAAATTAATTTCAGCATTTGTTTTCTAAGCTACTTGCGGTTGCCTGTACTATCTACctaagtttttattatattattttattaaaaagggTCCTATTAACATTTCGAACGTGGGTAACTAAGATAATTTGCATGATAAATATACGTATAAGAGAATAGTGCTATCATTAATCACAGACCAGACGATGCGACCTCTTGCAATACAAACCATAGCCTTGAGGAAACAAGCTGGTGTTATGAAATCCATAGTTCATACTATACTACTTTGCCTTCTGTACGGGTATCGATcctagtaaatattttattaatcgcAAAATTCGTTGGCTTAATCCATAGTTTTTAAGTACTCAAATCAAATAAAACCGAAAATCATTTCTTTAACCTACTCAAGGTACTTGTGTAACAGACGATACGAATCAAAATATGGTACGTGTTCAAAAGTCACAAATACATAAGCACCTTTCTAACTAAACGCTCTACTCtccaataagtacctatacacaGGTTGCACATTAATTGCACAGGTTGAACGGAAAGGATGTAgaggtattattttatgtaccaACTCTTCAACTGTGACCgtaattatttttcaacattttaaagtcAAAACTGTTGATCAATAAATCCAGCCATtgtagttatatatatatatttttttacattttattgttaACGATGTTCTGATATTTTGTGAAACAGGAAACTCAACCCGGCCCGGTCCGGCATCGGAAATCCGTGGTagtaatagtacctatatacacTGGCCCCATTTCGAAAGGGACTTGAATAAGTGTCGATGTAATACCTACATACCAGTGGTCATTTACGAGTGttacataagtacctaaaaaGTTCCTACATCAATGTTTCAGGTGTGTTTCATGGGAACTTTTGTCATGTTTACGACATAtgattaatattaagtatgtcGCTTCTTGTTTTTAAACCAATCTCAACAGACTTcactaacaatggcatttttTGTTACCTTGCAACATAATAGCGCTTTTTAAGGAAGTTCCTGAATTATACGTTTGATATGAACAGTCAAATGGCGTATAGTTACCAAGGTAACTCACTTAACCTAGAGATTGTATTATGCAGGTTTTTTATGGATAAAACTCGTTGTTGAGCTATAGGTGGACTGCTTAAGACCTTAGAAACATGGCATGGGTGAACATAGTCGTTAGTCACCTATGTGGTACGGGGTAcattacacatttctaatactGGGTTTCAACTTCCCataatttaaatagttattaataaaagaaACAGTCATTATCTTTACTCTAGTAGACTGATAAGCATTAATAAAGGTACAGGTGTAGGGAATAAttctttaccatcgtattttcacggaaatgcATGAACGTGTTAAAATGCtgtttcagtcagtctcagtacaaaaagtactaagGTTAACTGAACATGACATGACATCAATGACATGATACGGACGTTTCCGAGACGTTTCGTTTGGTACTTGTCCCATGCCCGCGATCATTTTCACGGGTGTCAGCTATAACAACCTTACTATAAACATTTCACTTACTCCTGGCTGGCCGCAGTTCATGAGCTGCGCGAAGCGGTCGTTGGGCTTGAGGGTGAACTTGCCCACGATCTCGTCTCCCTTGCGCGCCTGCAGCAGCAGCCCGCGCATGGTGTTGTTGGGGCCCTTGCCCGTGATCACCACCTCCATGGGGGTGCCGGCTTTTACCACCTGTTGATAGAGTTCAATATATGATAcgatacaaatatattttttaccacgccagctggtaaaggctctcttgattgttcaaaaactgatgagaaagttgcattctattatccacatgtggggcaaagtaatcagatgcaaataaATTTTCAGTTGTTTCCTTGATGATTTtgattgataaatatttattgacgttcatttggatctgattttgtttgatatcttagtTAACattttcttcgggttggtgtggtgaataattttgtgtttcactaggtggcaaaatttgtttaaccctcatgttTTGAAACCCTCGCACTCGCAACGCtctagattccacttttcgaaccactcgctccgctcgtggttcaattttggaatgtttcgcttgctcgggtatcaatattagctcgagcggttaaacaacaacttgtgTTCAAGTGTATAGCCGGGGTATAATAGGTATGAAATGTCCGCCGGGCAGGATATCTGTCTCTCCGTTAAAAATAAGATGGTCGGCTGCGCAGATTCCAGGTGGTAATGTACTGTGCTCTAATTTGAATGCAGTCCCCTGATTTgtcaattttgtaattttggtaCCTAAGTAATCTTTCATACCGGtcaaatacaatatttaccaCTCGACAACTACATTTACTATGGGTATGCGATTGTTTGTAGACTCCTATATTATCTAGATCGTTCccgacagaaaaaaaaatacaagcatTTTGGTATAGTCATCGCATCGTGTATCTATTCAATGAAATTAAGCAATTTTTATCAGCCAccacaataataatattcacgGAGACCATAAAATTGTTTAAGAAAATTTACAATCTTATTCGATCATAATGTAGAGCTGATAAAGATTTTAATACAAACCTAGTGCGTCGTAACTCGAATCTCGTACCTAAATATATTTAAGCTATAGCTTAAATTGTTGCCTACGTGAATAAATGCCTACATAATGACAGTATATACCTACTTTAGTAAGTATCGGCTTCTCTAGgcacttacatatttgaatTAGACTTGAGCACAGCTTTTACATTTGTTTTGTTACATGCATACCTATCGTATAGCTactaggtactcgtattattcAAACGATACGAGACCATTAAATTCAAATGGTCTTCAACGAATGTCTTAGATGAATGTAGACCCCGATACTTAGCGCTTATGGAGATAGTATTTTAAAGAGCTCCAAACCGACGAAAATTCAATCGGGGGACATATTCGGGACCAATACGAACGGAGACTTTTTTTATCATCCTCTTTTATAATTTTGTCACTGATTTGACGGCAGAAATCaagtgtcaatgtcaattaAGTAACTTTTAACTTCTTGTCAGTGTTGTATTTGAACAGCATACACAGCATattatataaagtatattttggTTCGAAAATACAATGCTTTGTTTATATGGAGCTCTGCGATATACCTAGCGGGATTAGTAAATGAAACGAGCGGAACTGAGGTTCAAGTTAAAGTTAGTGGTCATCGCGATGGCTTCACAAGGTACCTAACTTTTTGGTGTTTTCTACATCGCAACAACCCAATTATAAGTGAATGTTGTTCTACATAggcattttaaaaatgttagcggaatatttgattgattgcaattaatgtttttttgtaatttataattataagtaggtatttccGAGTTTTCTAATATTGCACATTGTTAAGTCGGAAGGTTGCAATTATACCAATTACACTAGATTACACTATAAAATAGCTATGTTTACCTTAGTGCTGGTGGTGATGGTGTACGGAGCCGGGGACTTCTGCGGCGACACTGGGTGCCGCGGGATCATGTCCTTACAGGCGCCTTCGGGGGCGCCGCTGGAGTACGCGTCCGCGTACGCCGCCACGGAGACAGCCACCAACACGTAAGAGAGCCACATCTTTGATATCCTGATTAGAAGAACAATTTTTAGAACGCTGTTATGGTAGATAACATCACAAGGTCTACATAGGCAAAATAGGCACTTTGGATGTCGAATTGGCCAGAAAAACTAACTTACTAATTGCTCATGACGAGTGGGTAATAAGAGAGTCACCACCGACCGACCGAATCCGACCGAGTGAGAGAGagccgtctgtcaccaggctgtatctcatgaaccgtgatagctgacagttgaaattttcatagatgatgtatttctgttgccgctataacaacaaatactataaacagaataaaataaatatttaagtggggctcccatacaacaaacgtgatttttttgccgttttttgcgtaatggtttgtacggaacccttcatgtgcgagtccgactcgcacttggccggtttttgtttcttttttgattCCAATCCATAAACCGCGTAGATTATTAAGTAAGTACCGCTATTTATACTTGTTATTTCGAGTTGCAAGAGTTTACATGCTACAGTGTCCGCTTAGCATAAGGCGGCGAGGCTTAATCgtataaaccatagagtaacttatactagagcggtactgtcatagtaaattttgtaaccccagtaaattcactgccatctgtcgacacactttaaagctaaaaataaatatttataaaaatacgataaaatgtatttaaatatggataaatgatttttttatttgcattaattatttttatatgatattgacccatgttctttcactggtatgcgttaaaattataaataacaaacgaaacagtcaacgccctctatacgagtgtaggccaaaactagtggcgccatctgatcgagaatcaaattttcgtgattttcgaggcacgttttttccttagactgtatccatctattacggagttatgtcAATCTTTGGTAtaaactaagtacctattaaaagtcaaaaataaaataaatatcactaACAATATTTGAATATATTAAATCAATCTATATGTATGAAAGCGGGTCACGGTCCTTTCTGTTCTTCAGATCTCAAGTTCTCGTAAAGCTACTTACTCGTTTAGGCGACAGGTTCTATATATGTTGTAATGTTAACGTATTGACAAACCTTTGCACTTGGCATTAAGGcgtatgtataaataataaaagtgatTAATACTTTTTCACGAAGTTCaattaaagaaaattttacataaatagCGTCGCCGTTCTAAACATGTTATTTAAGCTtacttaaaattcaaattttgatcGAATAGATAGTAACTTAATAAGCTTGTATTATTTAGAGCCGGTTATGTACCAACCATAAAGTATAACTTACAGGACGGGCTTTACGGACAACCATTGACAATAAGAATGGGGCCAGTACATTGGTTTGCCACAGCTAtaacgcgattggttgatgagttcgcatcacgcgcgcgattggtcgAAATTAGCGCCCGCTACGCGCGTTATTAGATagcacgattggctcgaatttGTGAGGCACACCGCTGatctagcaccattcttagtgcccgtaaggcccgtcctcAGATATACGTCAATGATAACTTACTGATTATGATTAACTTAACGTAGGTCGTAGATCTCATACAAATcggtaaatataggtatatggcAATTTCACAAGTatgtaaatacaatacaatttaagcGAATGTAATTAATTACGATTACAGAACGCTTGGTATACAACCGGCCTTAGTAAGAAAAATCATTTgcataattatttgtttatgaATGGTATTGAGTACTTTAGGAAGTACTGTTAAGGTACGATTGCCTTAGCAGGAAACTCGCATTAAgattaaaatatgtacattaaTCAATGCAAATCTCAGATccattgcaaaattatattcatGTAGGAATATGATTAACTCCTGAACAACTTGCAACTCACAAACTCTAACTAGGACTGTTTGTTTACCTAcaattaagtacttacctaaatatgctaagatagtttttaaattcattatggGTACACGATAATCTAatccgtttttaaatttaaattactttatttataatgttttaatatcaaattaaaaatattaatttattttcttttgtctgTCTTAATTGTAATTTCACAATAAATAAGTTTGTAGTGTCAAGTTTGTTTACCTCGAGCAGTTAGCGTAGTGTAGTACTCGTAGAGCGGCCGCACTGAGGCTGGTGGTGTCGACTGTCGAGCGAGTGTCGCgacctcgccgccgccgcggtaTATATCGGCTCTTCGGCTGAGCTGGGAGGGCTAAAGGCCACAGATGACACATGCAAATAAATCCCTAGCTTTTTCAATTTCATTATCCTATGATCCCTGTCTCATCATTGTCATATTCCTAGCGTCCTCC
This DNA window, taken from Cydia strobilella chromosome 4, ilCydStro3.1, whole genome shotgun sequence, encodes the following:
- the LOC134741146 gene encoding putative defense protein Hdd11; amino-acid sequence: MWLSYVLVAVSVAAYADAYSSGAPEGACKDMIPRHPVSPQKSPAPYTITTSTKVVKAGTPMEVVITGKGPNNTMRGLLLQARKGDEIVGKFTLKPNDRFAQLMNCGQPGNAVSHKKHDEKDDQHTVTYTWTPPAGFNNEIKFRATIAYNGAVFWVGVESAPVKVTA